One genomic segment of Pongo abelii isolate AG06213 chromosome 13, NHGRI_mPonAbe1-v2.0_pri, whole genome shotgun sequence includes these proteins:
- the LOC100461881 gene encoding LOW QUALITY PROTEIN: acyl-coenzyme A amino acid N-acyltransferase 2-like (The sequence of the model RefSeq protein was modified relative to this genomic sequence to represent the inferred CDS: inserted 1 base in 1 codon; substituted 1 base at 1 genomic stop codon): MFQLSATPASALADDPVHIQVTGLPPSQVVTLKDEKKNLFQSMAFYRANEAGEVDLEQAPAFGGDYMGVYPMGLFWSLKPERPFQRLLKQNVMNSPFWVSLDLYDSICFQDSATVXPKASQTMQRWFSGPGVQRKQIQEGRVQGALFLPPGEGPFPGVIDLFGGIGGLVEFRASLLASHGFALLALAYFAYEDLPDKLQEVDLEYFEEAANLLLAHPKIQRPGIGVISVYKGAEIGLAMAYYMKQVVATVCINGPNASFEVPVRYGDLIVTPISSAPQRLQVHVSGAVRLRHRKGDPRDELHQQSVLPVEKARGWILFIVGESDECLDSKAYAEQAVXGRSSRRMPVYPGAGHVLEPPYAPLCFASWDPGISGPLLWGGDAAAHAAAQEHAWGQIQKFFRQHLIKTRSKL, from the exons ATGTTCCAGCTGTCAGCCACCCCAGCAAGTGCCCTTGCAGATGATCCAGTGCACATCCAAGTGACAGGCCTGCCCCCATCCCAGGTGGTAACGCTGAAGGATGAGAAGAAGAATCTGTTCCAATCCATGGCCTTCTACAGGGCTAATGAGGCTGGTGAGGTGGACTTGGAGCAGGCTCCCGCATTTGGAGGTGACTACATGGGAGTATATCCAATGGGCCTCTTTTGGTCTCTGAAGCCTGAGAGGCCTTTCCAGAGGCTGCTCAAGCAGAATGTGATGAACAGCCCCTTTTGGGTCAGTCTGGACCTATATGACTCCATTTGTTTTCAAGATTCAGCCACTGTTTAGCCCAAGGCCAGCCAGACCATGCAGCGCTGGTTCTCAGGCCCTGGGGTGCAGAGGAAGCAGATCCAAGAAGGTCGAGTGCAAGGAGccctttttcttcctccag GGGAAGGCCCTTTCCCAGGAGTCATTGATTTGTTTGGGGGCATTGGGGGCCTAGTAGAATTTCGGgccagtcttttggcttcccaTGGTTTTGCACTGCTGGCATTAGCATATTTTGCCTACGAGGACTTGCCTGACAAACTGCAGGAGGTGGACTTGGAATATTTTGAGGAAGCTGCCAACTTGCTACTAGCTCATCCCAAG ATCCAAAGGCCAGGAATTGGAGTGATCTCCGTGTACAAAGGTGCCGAGATTGGCTTGGCTATGGCCTACTACATGAAGCAGGTGGTGGCCACCGTCTGCATTAATGGGCCCAACGCCAGCTTTGAAGTTCCAGTCAGATACGGGGATCTGATTGTGACACCCATCAGCTCAGCCCCGCAGCGCCTGCAGGTCCACGTCTCTGGAGCTGTGCGCCTCCGCCACCGTAAGGGAGACCCCCGAGATGAGCTCCATCAGCAGAGTGTGCTTCCTGTTGAAAAGGCTAGGGGTTGGATTCTTTTCATCGTTGGGGAGAGTGACGAATGCCTGGATAGTAAAGCGTACGCTGAGCAGGCCG GAGGCAGAAGCAGCAGGAGGATGCCGGTGTACCCCGGGGCAGGCCATGTCCTAGAACCGCCCTATGCTCCCTTGTGCTTCGCGTCCTGGGACCCGGGCATTTCCGGGCCCTTGCTCTGGGGAGGAGATGCTGCTGCTCATGCGGCAGCCCAGGAGCACGCCTGGGGGCAGATCCAGAAATTCTTCAGGCAACACCTCATTAAGACCAGAAGCAAACTCTGA